GGGCGCGGAAAAGGCGGCACGCGCAGCGGGCGAGCTGGCCCGCGCCGCCGGCGCGCGCGGCATGGTGGGCGGACAGGCCGTGGACCTTGATTCGCAGGGGAAACAGATTTCCCTTGCGGAGCTGCGAAAAATGGATGAGGGGAAAACCGGCGCGCTGATTCTGGCCGCCGTCCGGATGGGCTGCATCCTCGGCGGCGGAAGCAAAAAAATGACGAAGGCGGCGGAAAAATACGCCGAAGCGGTCGGCCTCGCGTTCCAGATCGTGGATGATATCCTCGACGTGACCGGCGACAGCACCGTCCTTGGCAAAAAGACGGGCGCGGACAGCCTGAACGGAAAATGCACCTATGTCTCCCTGATGGGGCTGGAGCAGGCGTCGGCCGAGGTGGAAAAGCTGACGGAGGAGGCCGTGCAAGCGCTTTCGCAGTTCGACGGCGACACGGAATATCTGTGCTCGCTGGCCAAAGAGCTCGCAGCGAGGAAAAAATAAAGAAATCTTGACAAGAAGACGCGAATATGATAATATTGTTAAGCCGCTTATTGCGGGCGATTAAGTGACGTATGTCCGCCCGGCGATAGCGAGATCAGAAAAAGGCAGGGTCCTTGATTTATGTTTGCAGTAATCGAAACCGGCGGCAAGCAGTATAAGGTACAGCATGGCGACGTCATCTATATCGAAAAGCTTGCGGCCGAAGAAAACTCCACCGTTGACTTCCAGGTAGTCGCGATCGGCGGGGAAGACGGTTTTCAAGTCGGAGCCCCCTATGTGGAAGGCGCCACCGTGACGGGCAAAGTCCTGAAAAACGGAAAGTCCAAAAAGATCACGGTCTTCACTTACAAGCCCAAGAAGAACGAAAAGCGCAAGATGGGCCACAGGCAGCCGTACACAAAGGTTCAGATCGAAACGGTCAGCGCTTAAAACGCGATGATACAGATTCACTTCTTTCAGAATCCCTCGGGGGAGCTTCTCGGCTTTGAAATTTTCGGCCATTCCGGAACGGCCGAAGCGGGAAATGATATCGTCTGCGCGGCGGTTTCGTCCGCGGCGTACATGGCCGCGAACACTGTCACCGACGTGCTGATGGCGGATGCCGAGGCCACGGTGCGGGATGGGGAGATGTCCCTTCGCATCGGACAAAAAGACGCGGCTTTGTGCCGCAGCCTGCTGAAAGGCTTGAAGCTTCATCTGATCGCTCTGGAAGAACAGTATCCCGACAATATCAATGTCAGCTATACGGAGGTGTAAATCGATGTTAAAGATAAATATTCAGCTTTTCGCACATAAAAAGGGAATGGGCTCCACCAAGAACGGCCGCGATTCCGAATCCAAGCGCCTCGGCGTCAAGCGGGCGGACGGCCAGTTCGTGCTTGCCGGCAACATTCTGGTCAAACAGCGCGGCACCCACATCCATCCGGGCGACAACGTCGGCATCGGCTCCGACGATTCCCTGTTTGCCCTGATCGACGGGCACGTCAAATTCGAGCGCTTCGGCCGTGACCGCAAAAAGGTCAGCGTTTACGCCGTGGAACAGTAACGCGGGTCAATAAAGGATCGGAAAATCCCGGGAGTGCCCCGGGATTTTTTAATATGAGAACGTCTATACTAGAAGAATCGGGCATTCCGGTACGGAAAGCCGGGCCTTTTCAAAGCCAAATGAAACTGGTGGGATGATATGTTTGTAGATATTGCGAAAATCAGCATAAAAGCGGGAAACGGAGGCGACGGCGCGGTCACCTTCCACCGCGAAAAATATGTGGCTGCCGGCGGGCCCGACGGCGGGGACGGCGGCCGGGGTGGAAATATCGTGTTCCGGGCGGACCGCAATCTTTCCACTTTGGCCGATTTCCGTTATAAGCGCAAATACGCCGCGCAGAGCGGGGAACCGGGCAGGGGAAAGCGATGCTCGGGTAAAAGCGGGGAAGACCTCGTGATCCGCGTGCCATTCGGCACTTTGGTGAAAGAGGCGGAGAGCGGCCGGCTTCTGGCCGACCTTTCGACGGACGAGCCCTGCGTGATCGCGCGCGGCGGCCGGGGTGGATGGGGCAACGCGCATTTCGCGACGCCGACCCGCCAGGTCCCCCGGTTCGCAAGGCCCGGAACC
This window of the Ruminococcaceae bacterium BL-6 genome carries:
- the rplU gene encoding ribosomal protein L21 (BL20) (Evidence 2a : Function from experimental evidences in other organisms; PubMedId : 8223574, 12682299, 22720735; Product type s : structure), translated to MFAVIETGGKQYKVQHGDVIYIEKLAAEENSTVDFQVVAIGGEDGFQVGAPYVEGATVTGKVLKNGKSKKITVFTYKPKKNEKRKMGHRQPYTKVQIETVSA
- a CDS encoding Ribosomal-processing cysteine protease Prp, which produces MIQIHFFQNPSGELLGFEIFGHSGTAEAGNDIVCAAVSSAAYMAANTVTDVLMADAEATVRDGEMSLRIGQKDAALCRSLLKGLKLHLIALEEQYPDNINVSYTEV
- the rpmA gene encoding ribosomal protein L27 (BL24) (Evidence 2a : Function from experimental evidences in other organisms; PubMedId : 9000630, 9588797, 11399077, 12682299, 14586115, 17981968, 22720735, 24335279, 25388641, 27435445; Product type f : factor) translates to MLKINIQLFAHKKGMGSTKNGRDSESKRLGVKRADGQFVLAGNILVKQRGTHIHPGDNVGIGSDDSLFALIDGHVKFERFGRDRKKVSVYAVEQ
- the ispA gene encoding farnesyl diphosphate synthase (Evidence 2a : Function from experimental evidences in other organisms; PubMedId : 8755734, 12682299, 17147392, 23569278; Product type e : enzyme) — encoded protein: MNRQYLGQINAALEQSLSGCGERNRELSEAMRYSLLAGGKRVRPVLLLEFCRLCGGEPETALPFACAVEMVHAYSLIHDDLPCMDNDDLRRGKPSNHKVFGEAMALLAGDALLTLAFETALSPRSIRLAGAEKAARAAGELARAAGARGMVGGQAVDLDSQGKQISLAELRKMDEGKTGALILAAVRMGCILGGGSKKMTKAAEKYAEAVGLAFQIVDDILDVTGDSTVLGKKTGADSLNGKCTYVSLMGLEQASAEVEKLTEEAVQALSQFDGDTEYLCSLAKELAARKK